A single Chryseobacterium sp. DNA region contains:
- a CDS encoding prephenate dehydrogenase produces the protein MKISIIGVGLIGGSMALKLREKGIADFIYGIDYDQQHIKQALELKIIDAEADLKQGIQNADLIIIAIPVDAARKLLPSVLDLVSDHQTVMDAGSTKAGIVNAVKDHPKRSRFVAFHPMWGTENSGPQSAVAESFSGKAGVICNTEESAEDALNTVEQVVNALDMHMIYMNAEDHDIHTAYISHISHITSYALANTVLEKEREEETIFQLASSGFSSTVRLAKSHPEMWVPIFKQNKENVLDVLNEHITQLRKFKSALEKENYEYLEELITNANRIRGILR, from the coding sequence ATGAAAATAAGTATTATAGGAGTAGGATTAATCGGAGGTTCGATGGCTTTGAAATTAAGAGAAAAAGGCATTGCTGACTTCATTTATGGGATTGATTATGACCAGCAGCATATCAAACAGGCATTAGAGCTGAAAATAATTGATGCAGAAGCAGATCTGAAGCAGGGCATTCAAAACGCTGACCTGATCATCATAGCCATTCCGGTAGATGCTGCCAGGAAACTATTGCCCAGTGTCCTGGATCTCGTTTCAGACCATCAGACCGTCATGGATGCAGGTTCTACCAAAGCTGGAATTGTTAATGCTGTAAAAGACCATCCGAAGAGATCAAGGTTTGTAGCCTTTCACCCGATGTGGGGTACGGAGAACAGCGGTCCCCAATCTGCTGTTGCAGAAAGTTTTTCAGGAAAAGCCGGAGTGATCTGCAATACAGAAGAATCCGCTGAAGATGCTCTCAATACCGTTGAGCAAGTAGTAAATGCCCTTGATATGCATATGATTTATATGAATGCTGAGGATCATGACATCCATACCGCTTATATTTCTCATATTTCCCACATTACATCCTATGCGCTGGCCAATACGGTGCTGGAAAAAGAACGTGAAGAAGAAACCATCTTTCAACTTGCCAGTTCAGGTTTCTCGAGTACGGTACGTCTGGCCAAATCCCATCCGGAGATGTGGGTTCCGATCTTTAAACAAAATAAAGAAAATGTACTGGATGTACTGAACGAACATATTACCCAGCTTAGAAAATTCAAGTCTGCACTGGAGAAAGAAAATTATGAATACCTTGAAGAGCTGATCACCAACGCCAACAGGATCAGAGGAATCTTGAGATAA
- a CDS encoding alpha/beta hydrolase, which yields MKIYIVSGLGADFKVLERLEFPKNCEPVFIDWLIPENNEAFHDYVERMAEKVDDSEPFYLLGYSFGGIIVQEINRLKPAEKVVILGSIKSDKEKSKLIRTGEVTKIPKILPVGLFNDRATQVYSVVRKLFDPRNPRILQYFKVRDPYYLKWSVEKVSEWKFEENPKVIQVLGDKDIVFPIKNSKPDYVIRGGSHLFPATRYKEVSKILNEVFSEE from the coding sequence ATGAAAATTTATATTGTAAGCGGTCTTGGAGCAGACTTTAAGGTACTTGAAAGATTGGAATTTCCGAAGAACTGCGAACCGGTGTTTATAGATTGGCTTATCCCTGAAAATAATGAAGCTTTTCATGATTATGTGGAAAGAATGGCAGAGAAAGTAGATGATTCGGAGCCTTTTTATCTTTTGGGATATTCTTTTGGAGGAATCATCGTCCAGGAAATTAACAGGCTGAAGCCTGCTGAAAAAGTAGTCATCCTGGGAAGTATAAAATCAGATAAAGAAAAGTCCAAATTGATAAGGACAGGAGAGGTTACTAAAATTCCGAAAATTCTTCCCGTTGGGCTTTTCAATGATAGGGCTACTCAGGTTTATTCTGTGGTCAGGAAGCTTTTTGATCCCAGAAACCCAAGAATTTTACAGTATTTCAAAGTTCGTGACCCTTATTATTTAAAGTGGTCTGTAGAGAAGGTATCCGAATGGAAATTTGAAGAAAATCCTAAGGTGATCCAGGTGCTGGGTGATAAAGATATTGTTTTTCCTATCAAAAATTCAAAGCCGGATTATGTGATCAGGGGAGGCTCGCACCTCTTTCCTGCTACCAGATATAAAGAGGTTTCCAAAATATTGAATGAAGTGTTTTCTGAAGAGTAA
- a CDS encoding L-serine ammonia-lyase: protein MESISVFEIIKVGIGPSSSHTMGPWNAASAFIRIIKRERSIAEVKEVFLEFFGSLAKTGIGHGTDIAGMLGLNGEDFKTIDTSKIDEKIERIKKDQAINLGGEKEIPFIYGHHLILNMQKSLDFHPNGMIFRAVFEDGTELIQDFYSVGGGFIASQEKNSIQKHCVRTLYPCHKSSDIVKYCRQLGFSRISDLILINEESWRPQEETRQEALYIWDQIKECIYKGVNKEGILPGGLNVSRRAAGLNRKLLGDKIYKNKNEWFQQVVDAEENFTNINKWIACFALAVNEENASFGRIITAPTNGASGVIPAVLMYAQAFTSFTSEDDIVRFLLVAGEIGTLFKKNATISAAMGGCQAEIGVSSAMAAAGLTEILGGSVGQVLMAAEIAMEHHLGLTCDPIKGLVQIPCIERNTMGAMKAITAANIALESDPAKAKVTLDEVIQTMWETAQAMSDRFKETSEGGLAIAVNVPEC, encoded by the coding sequence ATGGAATCAATATCGGTTTTTGAGATTATTAAAGTAGGAATAGGCCCGTCGAGTTCGCATACGATGGGGCCTTGGAATGCAGCATCTGCATTTATCAGAATTATAAAAAGGGAAAGATCAATCGCAGAGGTAAAGGAAGTTTTCCTTGAATTTTTCGGGTCTTTAGCCAAAACCGGAATAGGGCACGGAACGGATATCGCCGGAATGCTGGGCCTGAACGGTGAAGATTTTAAGACAATCGATACATCAAAAATTGATGAAAAAATAGAAAGGATAAAAAAAGACCAGGCCATTAACCTTGGCGGAGAAAAAGAAATTCCTTTCATCTATGGGCATCATTTGATCTTAAATATGCAGAAATCTCTTGATTTTCATCCTAACGGAATGATTTTTAGAGCCGTTTTTGAAGATGGAACCGAGCTTATCCAGGATTTTTATTCCGTAGGAGGCGGCTTTATTGCCAGCCAGGAAAAAAACTCTATCCAAAAACATTGTGTGCGTACATTGTATCCTTGTCATAAATCTTCGGATATTGTAAAATATTGCCGGCAGCTGGGCTTTAGCAGGATTTCAGATTTAATTTTAATCAATGAAGAAAGCTGGAGGCCACAGGAAGAAACCAGACAGGAAGCATTGTATATCTGGGATCAGATCAAAGAATGTATTTACAAAGGAGTCAATAAGGAAGGTATCCTTCCGGGAGGTCTGAATGTTTCAAGAAGAGCTGCTGGACTGAACAGAAAGCTTTTGGGAGATAAAATCTATAAAAATAAAAATGAATGGTTTCAGCAGGTTGTTGATGCCGAAGAAAATTTCACCAATATCAATAAATGGATAGCCTGTTTTGCGTTGGCCGTTAATGAAGAGAATGCCAGCTTCGGAAGAATCATTACAGCACCTACAAACGGAGCGAGTGGAGTGATTCCGGCTGTTTTAATGTATGCGCAGGCGTTTACCTCTTTTACAAGCGAAGACGATATTGTAAGATTTCTTTTGGTAGCAGGAGAAATAGGAACCTTATTTAAGAAAAATGCAACCATCTCTGCGGCCATGGGAGGATGCCAGGCAGAGATCGGAGTGTCATCAGCGATGGCAGCAGCGGGACTTACAGAAATTTTGGGCGGAAGCGTAGGACAGGTATTGATGGCAGCAGAAATTGCAATGGAACATCATCTTGGTTTAACTTGTGATCCCATTAAAGGTCTTGTACAGATTCCGTGCATTGAAAGAAATACAATGGGTGCCATGAAAGCCATTACCGCAGCAAATATTGCGCTGGAAAGTGATCCAGCCAAGGCTAAAGTAACATTGGATGAGGTGATCCAGACAATGTGGGAAACAGCACAGGCCATGAGCGACCGTTTTAAAGAAACCTCTGAAGGCGGTCTGGCGATTGCGGTAAACGTTCCGGAGTGTTAA
- a CDS encoding ammonium transporter, with product MKVGLKWIVSFSVIALVAIGGLFWGPATEAANTGEFLSEDKIVGADVAWILAAAGLVLLMTPGLSFFYGGMVGKKNAISTMLQSFIALGVISILWVVVGFSLSFGESLGFTMNGQHYGIIGNPLSYPFFNGVGVLPHKMMASTIPFILFALFQMKFAVITPAIITGSFAERVRFISYLLFIVLFCIFIYTPLCHMVWHPDGLLNKYFGVKDFAGGTVVHMSAGFAALAGALVLGRRKNPHHEPSNIPYVLLGTGMLWFGWFGFNAGSALSASASAASAFGTTTIASASAMMTWIFFDRINGRSISALGACIGAVVGLVAITPGCGFVSIRESLFIGFISAIVSNVLVNWKALKKVDDTLDVFACHGVGGIMGMVLTAVFAHGDNASLLHGGIEVFLHHMAALLLVSVFTFFGSLILYKITDAIITLRVSEESEDMGLDLSQHQESFK from the coding sequence ATGAAAGTTGGACTTAAATGGATCGTTTCATTTTCCGTCATTGCACTGGTGGCCATCGGCGGATTGTTCTGGGGCCCTGCTACAGAGGCTGCCAATACCGGAGAATTTCTAAGCGAAGATAAAATTGTAGGCGCTGATGTAGCCTGGATCCTTGCTGCTGCCGGACTTGTTCTGCTGATGACTCCCGGCCTCTCTTTCTTTTATGGGGGAATGGTGGGAAAGAAAAATGCAATTTCCACCATGTTACAAAGCTTTATTGCATTAGGGGTTATCTCTATTTTATGGGTTGTGGTAGGATTTTCTTTGTCTTTCGGAGAATCTTTAGGGTTTACCATGAATGGACAGCATTATGGCATTATTGGAAATCCTTTGAGCTATCCGTTTTTTAACGGAGTGGGCGTTCTACCTCATAAAATGATGGCTTCCACGATTCCTTTTATACTCTTTGCCCTGTTTCAGATGAAATTTGCTGTCATTACTCCGGCTATCATTACAGGATCCTTTGCTGAAAGGGTTCGCTTTATTTCTTACCTCTTATTCATAGTCCTTTTCTGTATTTTTATCTATACACCGCTCTGTCATATGGTGTGGCATCCTGACGGTCTTCTTAATAAATATTTTGGGGTGAAAGATTTTGCAGGAGGTACGGTAGTGCATATGAGTGCAGGGTTTGCAGCGCTTGCAGGAGCTTTGGTTTTAGGGAGGAGAAAGAATCCTCATCATGAACCGTCAAATATTCCTTATGTGCTTTTGGGGACAGGAATGTTATGGTTTGGCTGGTTTGGGTTTAATGCAGGATCTGCCTTGAGCGCCTCTGCTTCGGCAGCTTCCGCATTCGGTACTACGACAATTGCTTCTGCTTCTGCGATGATGACCTGGATTTTTTTTGACAGGATCAACGGAAGGAGCATATCGGCACTGGGAGCGTGCATAGGGGCTGTTGTGGGATTGGTTGCCATTACACCGGGATGTGGCTTTGTCAGCATTCGGGAAAGTCTTTTCATCGGGTTTATTTCAGCGATTGTTTCTAATGTACTGGTCAATTGGAAGGCTTTAAAGAAAGTAGATGATACATTAGACGTTTTTGCGTGTCATGGGGTAGGAGGTATAATGGGAATGGTCCTTACGGCTGTTTTTGCACATGGTGACAATGCTAGTCTTCTTCACGGTGGCATCGAAGTTTTTCTCCATCATATGGCTGCATTGCTTCTTGTCTCTGTCTTTACATTTTTTGGATCATTGATTTTGTATAAAATTACAGACGCTATAATTACACTGCGGGTTTCAGAAGAGTCTGAAGATATGGGACTCGATCTTTCCCAACACCAGGAGAGCTTCAAGTAA
- a CDS encoding YceI family protein, with product MKKIFLLAVLAGGLAFGQSKKVVASDIHWWGYKVAKSEASSHDGTVKVKSGDMVMKGNQLVGGSFVLDMTSINATDLSGEYQQKLNGHLKNGDFFEVEKFPTATFKITSVKKNNDKIYSSLVTGNLTVKGKTNPVTFPAKISYSKGVVSLVSNKFAFDRQKFDVAYKSTMQDVFVKDDIDMVVKVTAQ from the coding sequence ATGAAAAAAATATTTTTATTAGCAGTTTTAGCTGGTGGCTTAGCTTTCGGACAGTCAAAAAAAGTAGTAGCGTCTGATATTCACTGGTGGGGATATAAAGTGGCAAAATCTGAGGCGAGCTCTCACGACGGTACTGTAAAAGTAAAGTCAGGAGATATGGTAATGAAAGGAAACCAATTGGTAGGAGGAAGCTTTGTATTGGATATGACTTCAATCAACGCCACTGACCTTTCAGGAGAATATCAGCAAAAATTAAACGGGCACCTTAAAAACGGTGACTTCTTTGAAGTTGAAAAATTCCCGACCGCTACTTTTAAAATCACTTCTGTTAAGAAAAACAACGATAAGATCTACAGTTCTTTAGTGACAGGAAATCTTACTGTAAAAGGTAAAACGAATCCGGTTACTTTCCCTGCAAAGATTTCTTACAGCAAAGGAGTAGTAAGCTTGGTATCCAACAAATTTGCTTTCGACAGACAGAAATTTGATGTGGCTTACAAGTCTACTATGCAGGATGTTTTTGTGAAAGATGATATTGATATGGTCGTAAAGGTTACTGCTCAATAA
- a CDS encoding YceI family protein — protein sequence MKRLLLFAMVCASISFVSAQKKFDKVSKVTSSEIRWWGYKVVKTEASSHSGTVKLKSGKFNFDKTVLVDGEFVIDMRSMMAGDVSDEDQIKLTDDLKSTNFFEVKKFPIAKFHLTKIIPLANSEYNSTVYGDLTLKGVRKTISFPANVYVTQFTVVIHSAKFSLNRRDFKVFYQSSLKDYFIKNEMDIQFSVSTEQLDNENRVPAKKKK from the coding sequence ATGAAAAGATTACTATTGTTTGCTATGGTGTGCGCAAGCATATCATTTGTTTCTGCCCAAAAGAAATTTGATAAAGTGTCAAAAGTGACCTCATCAGAGATCAGGTGGTGGGGATATAAAGTTGTAAAAACGGAGGCTTCTTCCCATTCAGGAACTGTAAAGCTGAAGAGTGGAAAATTCAACTTTGACAAAACTGTTTTGGTAGACGGAGAGTTTGTAATAGATATGAGAAGTATGATGGCGGGAGATGTTTCCGATGAAGATCAGATCAAACTTACGGATGACCTGAAGAGCACAAATTTCTTCGAAGTAAAAAAATTCCCGATTGCCAAATTCCATTTGACTAAAATTATTCCTTTAGCAAACAGTGAATACAATTCTACAGTGTATGGAGACCTTACCCTTAAAGGCGTGAGAAAAACAATCTCTTTCCCTGCCAATGTATACGTTACTCAGTTTACCGTAGTGATTCATTCTGCTAAATTCTCTTTAAACAGAAGAGACTTTAAAGTATTCTATCAGTCTTCACTGAAAGATTATTTCATTAAAAACGAAATGGATATCCAGTTCAGCGTTTCTACTGAACAATTGGATAACGAGAACAGAGTTCCGGCAAAGAAAAAGAAATAA
- a CDS encoding LytTR family DNA-binding domain-containing protein, translated as MIKCVILDDELLAISYLKLLCEQIDHVEVVKAFNDPKIFLNEIDHIDCNLCILDIEMPGMTGLQVAELISDSKKIIFTTAYKEYAAEAFDLNVVDYVRKPIKKERLIQAFEKAKELVDPAPKKAFIEWNTNIGKTVIFTEQIAYIKTSEIDSRDKDIILNDGTAIVLKNLNFKNLLEMLPAKDFAQVNKKEIIALASIKVFSTNEIITTISAEDHTFLKLQIGDAYKSSLMELFGK; from the coding sequence ATGATAAAGTGCGTTATACTGGATGATGAATTATTAGCCATCAGCTATTTAAAACTTCTATGCGAGCAGATTGATCATGTAGAAGTGGTAAAAGCATTCAATGATCCTAAAATATTTCTGAACGAAATTGATCATATTGATTGTAATCTCTGCATACTGGATATAGAAATGCCGGGAATGACAGGACTTCAGGTAGCAGAACTGATTTCAGATTCAAAAAAAATCATCTTCACCACAGCGTACAAAGAATATGCGGCAGAAGCTTTTGATCTTAATGTGGTGGATTATGTAAGAAAACCCATCAAAAAAGAAAGACTGATCCAGGCCTTTGAAAAAGCTAAGGAACTGGTAGACCCTGCTCCTAAAAAAGCCTTCATCGAATGGAATACCAATATAGGGAAAACCGTCATATTCACCGAACAGATCGCTTATATCAAAACTTCCGAAATAGACAGCAGAGATAAAGATATTATCCTGAATGACGGAACCGCTATTGTTTTAAAAAACCTTAATTTTAAAAATCTTCTGGAAATGCTTCCTGCTAAAGACTTTGCCCAGGTCAACAAAAAGGAGATCATAGCATTAGCATCCATTAAAGTATTTTCAACCAACGAGATCATTACGACGATCTCTGCAGAGGACCATACTTTCCTTAAACTTCAGATCGGAGATGCCTATAAAAGCTCATTAATGGAATTATTCGGAAAATAG
- a CDS encoding Crp/Fnr family transcriptional regulator — METLLKNILQHIRLSPEEVVIFKSFWTEKTLKKGEFLLRNGEICRYDSYIISGVLKAFCINSENGNEEILFLAIDHWWATDISSFSKQKASIYNIQAVEKTNLLQISHQSFQKMLQEIPSLERYFRIILEGYLGTLEKRIVCNNMHKAEQKYYDFLETYPDIVSRVPQYLIASYLGVSAEFISRIRKKNKSS; from the coding sequence ATGGAAACATTACTTAAGAACATTTTACAGCATATCAGGTTAAGTCCCGAAGAGGTTGTCATTTTTAAAAGCTTCTGGACAGAAAAAACTTTGAAAAAAGGCGAGTTTCTTTTAAGAAACGGAGAAATCTGCCGTTATGACAGCTATATTATTTCAGGGGTTTTAAAAGCCTTTTGCATCAATTCTGAAAACGGAAATGAAGAGATCCTTTTTTTAGCTATTGACCATTGGTGGGCAACTGATATCTCCAGTTTTTCCAAACAAAAAGCTTCAATTTACAATATACAGGCCGTAGAGAAAACAAACCTTTTACAGATCAGTCATCAGTCTTTTCAAAAAATGTTACAGGAAATTCCTTCCCTGGAAAGATACTTCAGGATTATTTTAGAGGGTTACCTGGGAACACTTGAGAAGAGGATTGTATGTAATAACATGCATAAAGCTGAACAGAAATATTATGATTTTCTTGAGACCTACCCGGATATCGTATCCAGAGTTCCTCAATATTTAATTGCGTCCTATTTGGGAGTATCAGCAGAATTTATAAGCAGAATCCGGAAAAAAAACAAATCCTCTTGA
- a CDS encoding histidine kinase translates to MGGNYYMIDDYLIFIGVFAVFFFLATSIYLFSQNQKLKQKNTQLSETNKIIEQRLNEVRLEHIGTKLNPHLFKNILNSVQSHAYQTYMSLDKLANVLDYILYESNNKFVSPKEELNFALSLIEINKIKINPLFDFRIKSKVNKTDSVYEEKVFAPLISVDLIENAFKHTDFLAQDSFISIYLELENRIFTMKVSNKASLKNILEKEKSGFGSQSLDQRLKMIYSTYYQLEKVRKTVYSRQN, encoded by the coding sequence ATGGGAGGCAATTACTATATGATTGATGATTATCTGATATTCATTGGAGTTTTTGCCGTTTTCTTTTTTCTGGCCACCAGTATTTACCTGTTCAGCCAAAACCAAAAACTTAAACAGAAAAATACCCAACTATCAGAAACCAATAAAATTATTGAGCAGCGGTTGAATGAAGTCCGTCTGGAGCATATCGGCACCAAGCTGAACCCTCATTTATTTAAGAATATTCTTAATTCGGTACAGTCTCATGCCTATCAAACCTATATGTCTCTGGATAAACTGGCCAATGTGCTGGATTATATTTTATACGAAAGCAATAATAAGTTTGTAAGTCCTAAAGAGGAACTGAATTTTGCTTTAAGCCTTATTGAAATCAACAAGATCAAAATAAACCCTCTTTTTGATTTCAGGATCAAATCTAAGGTTAATAAGACGGATTCAGTATATGAAGAGAAGGTATTTGCCCCGCTCATTTCGGTAGACCTGATTGAAAATGCTTTCAAACATACTGATTTTCTGGCCCAGGATTCTTTTATTTCCATCTACCTGGAACTTGAAAATCGAATCTTTACCATGAAAGTCAGCAATAAAGCCTCTTTGAAAAACATCCTTGAAAAGGAAAAAAGCGGTTTCGGAAGCCAGTCCTTAGATCAAAGGCTTAAAATGATCTACAGTACATATTACCAGCTTGAAAAAGTTCGAAAAACGGTATATTCACGGCAGAATTAA
- a CDS encoding cation:proton antiporter — translation MNLGKYRNIIFYITTIAVFSCLMYFFIIEGQTLEIKENIVAKTSSGSTWENFQESFKTNLHHPLALLLAQIITIIITARLFGWICMKIKQPSVIGEMIAGIVLGPSLLGMYFPEFSAFLFPKESLGNLQFLSQIGLILFMYIVGMELDLSVLRKKAHDAVVISHASIIIPFALGIGLSYFIYREFSPDGIQFTSFALFIAISMSITAFPVLARIVQERNLQKTKLGTIVITCAAADDITAWCILAAVIAIVKAGSFTSSIYVIIMAIAYVFLMIKIVRPFLKRIGDLQAGKNTINKPMVAIFFLTLILSSYATEVIGIHALFGAFMAGAIMPENTKFRTLFIDKVEDVALVLLLPLFFVFTGLRTQIGLLNDSHLWMTAGFIILTAVLGKFAGSALTARFVGINWKESLTIGALMNTRGLMELIVLNIGYDLGVLGPEIFAMLVIMALFTTFMTGPALDFINFIFKSKKEEEEKVHDENGSKYRVLLSFDQPESGSKLLKLAHDFTNKMNGNKSITAMNIAPVEEMHAYDINEYENSQFQNVIETSHELNVEVTTLFKASTDIENDLTSITNKGHYDLLLIMLGKSMYEGSLLGRLLGFTTKIINPEKLLNTVKGKGNIFNNSPFDDFTLQILDKTNIPVGVLVEKGFKAADKVFVPIFNLSDFYLLEYAKRLINNNNSQVIILDAAGQIRNNIEVKELIRSIEQVAPNHITLYNEKKIEKEFLNAQDLMLISSKSWKNLIDTKSLWLSDIPSTLIISNP, via the coding sequence ATGAATTTGGGAAAATACAGAAATATCATTTTCTACATCACTACGATAGCCGTCTTTTCTTGTCTAATGTACTTTTTTATTATTGAAGGGCAGACATTGGAGATAAAAGAAAATATTGTGGCTAAAACCAGCAGCGGCTCTACCTGGGAGAACTTCCAGGAATCTTTTAAAACCAATCTCCATCATCCTTTAGCACTGTTATTGGCACAGATCATTACCATCATTATAACCGCCAGGCTTTTCGGGTGGATCTGTATGAAAATAAAGCAACCTTCTGTAATTGGGGAAATGATTGCAGGTATCGTATTGGGGCCCTCCCTTTTAGGAATGTATTTTCCTGAATTTTCAGCTTTTCTTTTCCCTAAAGAATCTTTAGGTAACTTACAGTTTTTAAGCCAGATAGGACTTATTCTCTTCATGTATATTGTCGGAATGGAGCTGGACTTAAGTGTTTTAAGAAAGAAAGCTCATGATGCCGTAGTGATCAGCCACGCCAGTATTATTATCCCTTTTGCATTGGGAATTGGCCTTTCCTATTTTATATACCGGGAATTTTCACCTGATGGGATCCAGTTTACATCATTTGCCTTATTTATCGCTATTTCTATGAGTATTACAGCCTTTCCGGTATTGGCAAGGATTGTACAGGAAAGAAATCTCCAGAAAACAAAACTGGGAACTATCGTTATTACCTGTGCGGCAGCCGATGATATTACGGCATGGTGCATTCTTGCCGCTGTAATTGCCATTGTAAAGGCAGGCTCTTTTACAAGTTCCATTTATGTGATTATTATGGCGATTGCTTATGTGTTTTTAATGATCAAAATTGTAAGACCGTTCCTGAAAAGGATCGGGGATCTTCAGGCCGGGAAAAATACGATCAACAAACCTATGGTTGCTATTTTCTTTCTGACATTAATCCTTTCTTCTTATGCCACTGAGGTAATTGGTATCCACGCATTATTCGGAGCTTTCATGGCCGGGGCAATTATGCCGGAGAATACAAAATTCCGAACCTTATTCATCGATAAAGTGGAAGATGTGGCCCTCGTACTTCTTCTTCCGCTGTTCTTTGTTTTCACAGGGCTCCGTACGCAAATTGGCCTGTTGAATGACAGCCATCTGTGGATGACAGCAGGTTTTATTATTTTAACCGCAGTACTAGGAAAATTTGCAGGAAGTGCACTGACCGCCAGATTCGTCGGAATAAACTGGAAGGAAAGCCTAACGATTGGGGCATTGATGAATACCAGAGGTTTAATGGAGCTCATTGTACTGAATATCGGTTATGATTTGGGGGTTTTAGGCCCTGAGATCTTTGCCATGCTTGTTATTATGGCTTTATTTACGACATTTATGACCGGCCCTGCTTTAGACTTTATCAACTTTATATTTAAATCTAAAAAAGAGGAGGAGGAAAAAGTCCATGATGAAAATGGCTCTAAATACCGGGTATTGCTGTCATTTGACCAACCCGAATCCGGGAGCAAACTTTTAAAACTGGCTCATGACTTTACCAATAAAATGAACGGCAATAAAAGTATCACAGCCATGAATATTGCTCCTGTGGAAGAAATGCATGCTTATGATATTAATGAATACGAAAATTCCCAGTTTCAGAACGTAATTGAAACCTCTCACGAGCTTAATGTGGAAGTCACCACTTTGTTCAAAGCTTCTACAGATATTGAAAATGATCTTACCAGTATTACCAATAAAGGACATTACGATCTGTTATTGATCATGCTGGGGAAATCGATGTATGAAGGAAGTTTGTTAGGAAGGTTATTAGGATTTACCACCAAAATCATCAACCCGGAAAAGCTTCTGAATACAGTAAAAGGAAAAGGAAATATATTCAACAATTCGCCTTTTGACGATTTTACCCTGCAAATTTTAGATAAAACCAATATTCCTGTCGGGGTTCTGGTAGAAAAAGGATTCAAAGCAGCCGATAAGGTATTTGTTCCCATCTTCAATCTCAGTGATTTTTACCTGCTTGAATATGCTAAAAGACTGATCAACAATAACAATTCCCAGGTTATCATTCTTGATGCAGCAGGACAGATCCGTAATAATATTGAAGTAAAAGAACTGATCAGAAGTATTGAACAGGTAGCCCCCAATCACATCACCCTGTACAATGAAAAGAAGATTGAAAAGGAATTCCTGAACGCCCAGGATCTGATGCTTATCAGCAGCAAAAGCTGGAAAAACCTGATCGATACAAAGAGTCTTTGGCTGTCTGATATCCCTTCCACATTGATTATTTCAAACCCATAA
- a CDS encoding NAD(P)H-dependent oxidoreductase, whose amino-acid sequence MKVLIINASVRDERSYSRKLTQIFVENWKTKYPLDIFTYRETGIDCIPNINESWIAGAFTKPSDRTEESQKALQLSNELVKELKDHDIYVIGTPMYNWSIPSGLKAYIDQVMRINETWKFRSGVPDGDYVGLLDNKKVFILSTRGDTGYGENEKNGHINFQTTYLKHILGIMGIKDITFFSLDNEEFGGEVFEKSKNSIFNAIHSIE is encoded by the coding sequence ATGAAAGTACTGATTATTAATGCAAGTGTAAGAGATGAAAGATCTTACAGCCGGAAATTAACCCAGATTTTTGTTGAAAACTGGAAAACGAAATATCCTTTAGATATCTTTACCTATAGAGAAACGGGTATTGACTGTATCCCCAATATTAACGAATCCTGGATTGCAGGAGCGTTCACAAAGCCGTCAGACAGAACAGAAGAAAGCCAAAAGGCATTACAACTAAGTAATGAGCTGGTAAAAGAGCTCAAGGACCATGATATTTACGTCATTGGAACTCCAATGTATAACTGGTCTATCCCCAGTGGATTAAAAGCCTATATAGACCAGGTCATGCGGATCAATGAAACCTGGAAGTTCAGGTCAGGAGTTCCGGATGGCGACTATGTAGGCCTGCTTGACAACAAAAAGGTATTTATACTATCTACTCGGGGCGATACAGGATACGGGGAAAATGAAAAAAACGGACATATTAATTTTCAAACAACCTATTTGAAGCACATTTTAGGAATTATGGGGATCAAAGACATTACCTTTTTTTCATTAGATAATGAAGAGTTTGGGGGTGAAGTGTTTGAAAAGTCAAAAAACAGCATTTTCAATGCCATCCACTCCATTGAATAA